In Rutidosis leptorrhynchoides isolate AG116_Rl617_1_P2 chromosome 2, CSIRO_AGI_Rlap_v1, whole genome shotgun sequence, one genomic interval encodes:
- the LOC139890222 gene encoding replication protein A 70 kDa DNA-binding subunit B-like — translation MAKSVSSDAISKILSNPNPETAADLPEIVVQVLDIKPIGNKYTFTASDGNMKLNAILQSSLASEVISGNIQNLGLIHVIDYTLNDIPNKNEKYLIVIKCEAVSPPLEKEVKVEVEVKNEGCGIVLKPKQEVVTKSAAQIIHEQNGNNAPSARMSITRRVHPLASLNPYQGNWTIKVRVTSKGAMRHYKNAKGEGCVFNVELTDEDGTQIQATMFNSAANKFIDVFQMGKVYYISKGTLKVANKQYKTVHNDYEMTLNESSQVEEAMNEVAFIPETKFNFVPIDQLGPYINQKELIDVIGVVQSVSPTMSIRRKIDNESIPKRDIVIADDTKKTVVVSLWNALATDLGQKLLEMADDSPIVAIKSLRVSDFSGVSLSTIGKSIIEINPDTPDSQKLRSWYSSEGKETSLESASAALSPSMKNGGRSIYSDRVTLAHITSNPSLGEEKPVFYSTRACMSMIKADQAMYYRACKTCNKKVNEAIGSGYWCEACQKNEADCSLRYIMSAKFSDVSGGAWFSVFSDDAEKILECSADELDRMKSQDDANDFHTQLKKATWVPYVFRVMVAPREYNNEKKQRITVKSVTPVDFAAESKFLLDEISSMKV, via the exons ATGGCAAAATCGGTGAGCTCAGATGCGATTTCGAAGATATTGTCAAACCCTAATCCAGAAACTGCTGCTGATTTACCAGAAATTGTTGTTCAAGTGCTTGATATCAAACCTATTGGTAACAAATATAC GTTTACCGCGAGTGATGGAAATATGAAGTTGAATGCAATATTGCAGTCCAGTTTGGCATCTGAAGTTATCAGTGGCAACATTCAAAATCTGGGACTCATTCATGTTATTGATTACACTCTTAATGACATTCCTAACAAGAATGAAAA GTATTTGATTGTGATAAAATGTGAAGCAGTATCTCCTCCTTTGGAGAAGGAAGTTAAAGTGGAGGTAGAGGTGAAGAATGAAGGGTGTGGCATTGTGTTGAAACCAAAGCAAGAAGTTGTTACTAAATCTGCTGCTCAAATTATCCATGAGCAAAATGGAAA CAATGCACCCTCTGCACGAATGTCGATTACTAGAAGGGTTCACCCACTTGCTTCATTAAACCCTTATCAAGGAAACTGGACGATAAAGGTTCGTGTAACATCTAAAGGGGCCATGCGTCATTACAAGAATGCGAAAGGGGAAGGTTGTGTTTTTAACGTGGAGCTAACTGATGAAGAT GGTACTCAAATTCAAGCAACCATGTTTAACTCGGCTGCAAATAAGTTCATTGATGTCTTCCAAATGGGAAAAGTTTATTACATATCAAAAGGAACTTTAAAGGTGGCTAACAAGCAATACAAGACTGTGCACAATGACTATGAAATGACTTTAAATGAAAGTTCTCAAGTAGAAGAGGCAATGAATGAAGTTGCTTTTATCCCTGAAACCAAGTTCAATTTTGTCCCAATTGATCAGTTGGGACCATACATTAACCAGAAGGAGCTTATTG ATGTTATTGGTGTTGTGCAAAGTGTCTCTCCAACAATGAGCATTCGTCGGAAAATTGATAATGAGAGCATCCCAAAACGTGACATAGTCATTGCAGATGACAC GAAAAAGACTGTAGTTGTGTCTTTGTGGAATGCTTTAGCAACTGATCTTGGCCAGAAACTTTTAGAAATGGCTGATGACTCGCCTATAGTTGCCATAAAATCTCTACGTGTATCAGATTTTTCAG GGGTATCTTTGTCAACAATTGGTAAAAGTATCATAGAAATTAATCCGGATACCCCAGATTCTCAAAAGTTACGATCGTGGTATAGTTCAGAAGGCAAAGAAACTTCATTAGAATCTGCTAGTGCTGCTTTAAGCCCTTCAATGAAAAATGGCGGCAGGTCGATATATTCTGACCGTGTGACACTTGCCCATATAACCAGCAACCCATCTTTGGGTGAAGAAAAG CCTGTGTTTTACTCCACGAGAGCTTGTATGAGTATGATCAAAGCTGATCAAGCCATGTACTATCGAGCATGCAAGACCTGTAACAAGAAAGTTAATGAAGCTATTGGATCTGGTTATTGGTGTGAAGCATGCCAAAAGAATGAAGCTGACTGCAGTTTGAG GTATATAATGAGTGCAAAGTTTTCTGATGTAAGTGGTGGAGCTTGGTTTTCTGTTTTTAGTGATGATGCTGAAAAAATACTCGAATGCTCAGCTGATGAGCTTGATAGGATGAAGTCACAG GATGATGCAAATGATTTCCACACACAACTTAAGAAGGCAACATGGGTCCCATACGTTTTCCGGGTGATGGTTGCACCACGAGAGTACAACAACGAGAAAAAACAAAGGATCACCGTTAAGTCTGTTACTCCAGTTGATTTTGCAGCTGAATCTAAGTTCTTGCTGGATGAAATATCTTCAATGAAAGTTTGA
- the LOC139893882 gene encoding AT-hook motif nuclear-localized protein 16-like, with product MANGAMDHAATGDHVTRRSRGRPAGSKNKPKPPIIITRESANTLRAHAMEVSPGCDVCESLANFARKKQCGISVLSATGCVTSVTLRQPSQSSGSGPIVTLHGQFEILSLIGSVLPPPAPPGVTGLDIYLAGPQGQLVGGPISGPLIAFGPVVIMAATFMNATFDRLTNEKDEPAPVTTVAHNQHIISVSEKYRTPQNLDVCPTTKIHSWSAAQPLSKT from the coding sequence ATGGCTAATGGTGCAATGGACCATGCGGCTACAGGCGACCATGTCACAAGAAGGTCAAGAGGCAGACCCGCAGGCTCTAAAAACAAACCCAAACCACCCATCATCATCACTAGAGAAAGTGCCAACACACTTCGGGCTCACGCCATGGAGGTTAGCCCTGGGTGTGATGTGTGCGAGAGCTTAGCCAATTTCGCTAGAAAAAAACAATGTGGCATCTCCGTATTAAGTGCCACCGGCTGCGTGACTAGCGTTACATTACGCCAACCATCCCAATCTTCCGGAAGCGGGCCCATCGTCACGCTCCATGGTCAGTTTGAGATTTTGTCACTGATCGGTTCGGTACtaccaccaccagctccaccaggtgTCACTGGGTTAGATATTTATCTAGCTGGACCGCAGGGTCAGCTAGTAGGTGGGCCCATCTCAGGCCCTCTGATAGCCTTCGGACCTGTTGTTATCATGGCTGCCACTTTTATGAATGCAACATTCGATAggctcacaaatgaaaaagatgaaccAGCACCGGTTACAACAGTTGCACATAATCAACACATAATCAGTGTTTCGGAAAAGTACCGGACCCCACAAAACCTTGATGTGTGCCCAACTACCAAGATTCATTCGTGGTCAGCTGCCCAACCGCTTTCAAAGACTTAG
- the LOC139890223 gene encoding uncharacterized protein, whose product MGDATTSDNPISKLDFTDPLFLHASDITSTPIITFKLLGTKNFRVWKCAMTLALKTKNKFGFLDGSVKKHATDVALGNQWERCNSVVLSWILGSISEEFYLGQVFSTIASEIWLELKETYDRVDGGSTLSEYYHSLNSLWK is encoded by the exons ATGGGGGATGCAACTACATCAGATAATCCAATTTCAAAATTGGATTTCACTGATCCACTATTTTTACATGCTAGTGATATTACTAGTACACCTATTATTACTTTTAAACTTCTTGGTACTAAAAACTTTAGAGTTTGGAAATGTGCTATGACATTggctttaaaaactaaaaataaatttggtTTTTTGGATGGATCTGTCAAGAAACATGCAACTGATGTAGCTTTGGGTAATCAATGGGAAAGATGTAATTCTGTTGTTCTTTCATGGATTCTTGGGTCAATCTCAGAAGAATTTTATCTTGGTCAAGTTTTTTCTACAATTGCTTCTGAGATTTGGCTTGAGTTAAAAGAAACTTATGATAGAGTTGATG GAGGTTCTACTCTTTCTGAGTATTATCATTCTCTTAATTCTTTGTGGAAATAA